From a region of the Aeoliella mucimassa genome:
- a CDS encoding O-antigen ligase family protein: protein MALIIVFAVLVALLWGAIAFRRFTPVGVAVATVAIGYVLGYEFWHLHLGPLPLTVDRLLLGVLVAALAMFAWQRKLVHWTPLTVDWAIFTLLGWLTVSCVLANVGSDADLPVSPFFRLLFSFWTPTLLYLAVRIAPPSTRTTTYVLAAFAALGTYLAVTACAEITQQWWAVFPKYITDPELGTHFGRARGPALNSVSLGNYLCLCFWATWTLRPRVRRSLQLVLLGCMGLMVLGILFTYTRSVWMGFALSAFVMLIAHTPREYRWPVAIGSSVCGALLLMVAWSFVLYLNREDSGSVSEHSVEQRTSFAYVSWKMWCDEPLAGVGFGRFFDKKLPYLSDRHQSFELESIRNLHHHNTFLGLVVETGLAGLAAYLAMLVGWIWIGYRMTFDESNSPAMRQMGRLLLAVLCVYLPSALFHDLTHIFQDQTFLFLIAGLALAVAEQHSPVAQPATMPNRVGFSSFTTTSHSKTGFHAP from the coding sequence ATGGCTCTTATCATCGTGTTCGCCGTGTTGGTTGCCCTGTTGTGGGGAGCCATTGCCTTTCGCCGGTTTACGCCGGTGGGAGTGGCTGTAGCGACGGTAGCTATTGGCTACGTGCTGGGCTATGAGTTCTGGCACCTGCACCTAGGACCGCTGCCGCTAACAGTCGACCGACTGCTATTGGGTGTGTTAGTGGCCGCCCTGGCGATGTTCGCCTGGCAGCGAAAGCTGGTGCATTGGACTCCGCTGACCGTCGACTGGGCGATCTTTACTTTGTTGGGCTGGCTGACTGTAAGTTGCGTCTTGGCGAACGTCGGCAGCGACGCCGATCTGCCGGTATCGCCATTCTTTCGCTTGCTGTTTAGTTTCTGGACTCCCACGCTGCTCTACCTGGCGGTGCGAATCGCCCCTCCCTCGACTCGTACTACCACCTACGTGCTCGCAGCGTTTGCAGCACTGGGTACCTACCTGGCGGTGACCGCCTGTGCCGAAATCACGCAGCAGTGGTGGGCGGTGTTTCCGAAGTACATTACCGATCCGGAACTCGGCACGCACTTTGGCCGCGCCCGTGGTCCTGCCTTGAACTCAGTGAGTCTGGGGAACTACCTTTGCTTGTGCTTCTGGGCCACCTGGACCCTCCGCCCCCGCGTTCGGCGATCGCTTCAATTAGTGCTGTTGGGATGCATGGGCCTGATGGTGCTCGGCATCCTATTCACCTACACCCGCAGTGTGTGGATGGGCTTCGCCCTCAGTGCGTTCGTGATGCTCATCGCCCATACTCCTCGTGAGTATCGCTGGCCGGTTGCGATCGGTTCGTCCGTTTGCGGAGCGTTGCTGCTGATGGTCGCCTGGTCGTTCGTGTTGTACCTGAACCGCGAAGACTCGGGCTCGGTGTCCGAACACTCCGTCGAGCAGCGCACCTCGTTCGCGTATGTTTCCTGGAAGATGTGGTGCGATGAACCTCTGGCAGGCGTCGGCTTTGGACGGTTCTTCGACAAGAAGCTGCCGTACCTGTCGGACCGACACCAGTCGTTCGAACTCGAATCGATTCGCAATCTGCACCATCACAACACGTTTCTCGGCCTGGTGGTCGAAACCGGATTGGCTGGCTTGGCCGCTTACTTGGCAATGCTAGTTGGGTGGATCTGGATTGGTTACCGCATGACGTTCGACGAATCGAACTCTCCAGCAATGCGACAGATGGGACGACTGTTGTTGGCGGTGCTTTGTGTTTATTTGCCGTCGGCACTGTTTCACGATCTGACCCACATTTTCCAGGACCAGACGTTCTTGTTCCTGATTGCAGGCCTTGCCTTGGCCGTGGCCGAACAGCATAGCCCGGTAGCGCAGCCGGCAACCATGCCGAACCGCGTTGGCTTTAGCTCCTTCACTACGACTTCGCACTCGAAAACGGGATTTCACGCACCATGA
- a CDS encoding sulfatase-like hydrolase/transferase, with translation MTNRVIIVLMVDGLRARALGAYGNTWYSTPSLDALASEATLFDRVLAESNQLGDVYDSIWTGQHRLSPATTESMHLIEQLRSEGYLCHLVTDEPELAEREDLDHFDEAIVLNPAPAEEADDVMDCGLASTLVAAADQLGEWSAEYEQPRLLWIHLRGLLSPWDAPRELAESLLGEEDPPLESSVEVPEQAVADSDEAADLVLHTAVRYAGQVMALDAAVGAVDSLVAELWPETPVEFVLAGTRGYALGEHGWLGIDAAAAHRELFQVPLIIRGSQVAAMRRESALLQSSDLYALLLELSKSGSLPTLSREQASGCTNDSRFVETNEWSYVAGWPAEGEISGELYVHPDDQWQANNVTTICTDESAVLASLLTETADK, from the coding sequence ATGACGAATCGTGTAATCATCGTGTTGATGGTCGACGGCCTGCGAGCGCGGGCTTTAGGTGCGTATGGGAATACGTGGTACTCCACCCCTTCGCTCGACGCACTGGCCAGCGAGGCCACGCTTTTCGACCGTGTACTGGCCGAGTCGAACCAACTAGGCGACGTGTACGACTCGATCTGGACCGGGCAGCATCGCTTGTCGCCTGCGACTACCGAGTCTATGCATTTGATCGAACAACTGCGGAGCGAAGGTTACCTGTGCCATCTGGTGACCGATGAGCCAGAACTGGCCGAGCGGGAGGACCTTGATCATTTCGACGAAGCCATCGTGCTGAACCCTGCTCCTGCGGAAGAAGCCGACGACGTGATGGACTGCGGGCTGGCTTCCACCTTGGTCGCGGCCGCCGATCAACTCGGCGAGTGGTCGGCCGAGTACGAACAGCCGCGGCTGCTCTGGATTCATCTTCGCGGGTTACTCTCCCCGTGGGATGCCCCGCGAGAGCTGGCTGAAAGCTTGCTGGGCGAGGAAGATCCTCCGCTCGAGTCCTCGGTCGAAGTGCCAGAGCAGGCGGTTGCCGATTCCGACGAAGCTGCCGATTTGGTGCTGCATACCGCAGTGCGATACGCCGGCCAAGTCATGGCGCTCGACGCGGCGGTGGGAGCGGTCGACTCGCTGGTGGCCGAACTCTGGCCCGAAACACCGGTGGAGTTCGTGCTAGCAGGTACGCGGGGCTACGCCCTCGGCGAGCACGGTTGGCTCGGCATCGACGCCGCGGCTGCACACCGCGAACTGTTTCAGGTGCCTTTGATCATACGTGGCTCTCAGGTCGCCGCGATGCGTCGCGAATCGGCGTTGCTGCAATCGAGCGATCTCTATGCGTTATTGCTGGAGTTGTCCAAATCGGGCAGTTTGCCTACTTTGTCGCGGGAACAAGCGAGCGGTTGCACGAACGATTCCCGTTTTGTCGAAACGAACGAGTGGTCCTACGTGGCTGGCTGGCCTGCCGAAGGGGAAATTTCGGGGGAACTCTACGTGCATCCCGACGATCAATGGCAGGCAAACAATGTCACGACAATTTGCACCGACGAGTCGGCAGTGCTAGCATCGCTGCTCACTGAAACAGCCGATAAGTAA
- a CDS encoding tRNA dihydrouridine synthase, protein MKQPLPTLRIGPIELDFPVVQAALSGYSDSPMRVLARRFGAPYTLCEVMLDQFLVALKERKRTSHFLHIADEEHPVAGQLMGAEPEQFGPAALRLVAAGFDVIDINFGCPVKKVLGRCRGGFHLSQPEIALEIVSRVREAVPDHIPVTVKMRRGIDDTAESRDQFYTIFDGAYERGVAAITVHGRTVMQRYIGPSRWDFLRELKQHAGERVVLGSGDLFTAQSCLDMLAYTGVDGVTVARGAIGNPWIFSQARALAAGQPLPAPPTVFEQRDVIAEHYRLAELSYGEDRCLPTMRKFAIKYSVLHPSPLEVRKAFCEVKQPGAWRQVLEQWYATDAPGLYPEVDEPAPVMDEASLAAASLAVR, encoded by the coding sequence ATGAAGCAACCGTTACCCACTTTACGTATTGGTCCCATCGAGCTCGATTTCCCGGTCGTGCAGGCGGCTTTGTCTGGCTATAGCGACTCGCCGATGCGGGTGCTCGCCCGCCGTTTTGGGGCTCCCTACACCCTTTGTGAGGTGATGCTCGACCAGTTCCTGGTCGCTCTCAAAGAGCGAAAACGCACGAGCCATTTCCTGCATATCGCCGACGAGGAGCACCCCGTTGCGGGACAGTTGATGGGGGCTGAGCCCGAGCAGTTCGGCCCCGCCGCACTACGTCTGGTAGCGGCCGGATTCGACGTGATCGATATCAACTTCGGCTGCCCGGTGAAAAAAGTGCTGGGGCGGTGCCGGGGTGGTTTTCACCTGAGCCAGCCCGAGATTGCCCTCGAAATCGTCTCCCGCGTCCGCGAAGCGGTCCCCGATCACATTCCAGTGACCGTGAAGATGCGTCGCGGCATCGACGACACCGCCGAGAGTCGCGATCAATTCTACACCATCTTCGATGGAGCCTACGAGCGCGGGGTGGCCGCCATCACGGTGCACGGCCGCACGGTCATGCAGCGTTACATTGGCCCATCGCGGTGGGATTTCCTTCGCGAGCTCAAGCAGCATGCCGGCGAGCGAGTTGTACTCGGAAGCGGTGATCTGTTCACCGCCCAGTCGTGCCTCGACATGCTCGCCTACACTGGAGTGGACGGAGTCACGGTCGCCCGAGGGGCAATTGGCAATCCGTGGATCTTCTCCCAAGCCCGCGCCTTGGCAGCCGGACAACCGCTTCCCGCACCCCCAACCGTGTTCGAACAACGCGATGTGATTGCAGAGCATTATCGGTTAGCAGAACTCTCGTATGGCGAAGACCGTTGTTTGCCCACCATGCGAAAGTTTGCCATCAAGTACTCGGTGCTGCACCCGAGCCCACTGGAAGTCCGCAAGGCCTTCTGCGAAGTCAAACAACCAGGTGCCTGGCGGCAGGTGCTTGAGCAATGGTACGCAACCGATGCTCCAGGGCTGTATCCCGAAGTAGACGAGCCAGCCCCTGTGATGGACGAGGCTTCACTCGCTGCAGCGAGCCTGGCTGTTCGCTAA
- a CDS encoding WecB/TagA/CpsF family glycosyltransferase encodes MTAVSCPVPVAQKPVVQLFGMQIDRVDLQQATAQVMDWCESPTSINCRYVVTPNVDHAVLLSHHEGLQNAYKSAAMVLADGAPIVAASRLLGRPLPERVAGSDLVPSVLAAAAAGSQPLRVFLLGAGPGVAERAAEAIHQKYNNVQVVGTHCPPLGFEHNSAANQAALDAVSAQPVDLLVVGLGAPKQELWVAKHYQQLNAKVALCAGATIDFLAGEKQRSPVWMRRTGLEWVHRLASEPRRLATRYLRDAIVFPQLVWREWRAA; translated from the coding sequence ATGACCGCTGTTAGCTGCCCCGTACCAGTCGCTCAGAAGCCCGTTGTACAGCTCTTCGGCATGCAGATCGACCGAGTTGATCTGCAGCAAGCGACTGCGCAAGTGATGGACTGGTGCGAGTCTCCGACCTCGATAAATTGTCGCTACGTAGTGACCCCGAATGTCGACCATGCGGTGCTGCTCAGCCATCACGAAGGTCTGCAGAACGCTTACAAGTCGGCCGCGATGGTCTTGGCCGACGGGGCGCCGATTGTTGCTGCATCTCGCCTGCTGGGGCGGCCGCTGCCCGAACGCGTGGCCGGGAGCGACTTGGTACCGAGCGTGTTAGCCGCTGCGGCTGCTGGTTCGCAGCCCTTGCGAGTGTTTTTATTGGGGGCAGGACCCGGAGTGGCGGAACGCGCCGCGGAAGCTATCCATCAGAAATACAACAACGTGCAGGTAGTCGGCACCCATTGCCCTCCCCTTGGATTCGAACACAACTCGGCAGCCAATCAAGCGGCCCTCGATGCGGTCTCCGCCCAGCCGGTGGATCTGCTGGTGGTTGGTCTGGGGGCTCCGAAACAAGAGCTGTGGGTCGCCAAGCATTACCAGCAGCTCAACGCCAAGGTGGCACTTTGTGCGGGGGCGACGATCGATTTCCTGGCCGGCGAGAAGCAGCGGTCGCCAGTCTGGATGCGGCGCACCGGTCTCGAGTGGGTGCACCGCCTGGCTAGCGAGCCCCGTCGGTTGGCAACCCGATACCTTCGCGATGCCATCGTCTTTCCGCAACTAGTTTGGCGGGAATGGCGGGCCGCCTAG